In Cetobacterium somerae ATCC BAA-474, a single genomic region encodes these proteins:
- the dnaB gene encoding replicative DNA helicase has product MEDIEKLRKIPSSLEAERSVLGGIFLKPDIFSEVIEIITSSDFYKMAHKLIFEVMQEIYGSGESIDPIIVMDRLKRKDKFDDIGGEAIFYEIIEEVPTAANILTYARIIKEKATLRKLGDIGTKIVEMTYEGYEDVDTILDKAEGMIFKVAESKESKDIVSLKEVVTNEFERLEQLLQNKGVTTGISSGFKHFDEMTSGFHPSDLVILAARPSMGKTAFALNLALNAAMKAEKGVLVFSLEMSSSQLLQRLLAIEAGIGLQKIRNGFLGEDDWGKLGIASGKLANAEINIADVPNVNVLEIRSIARRLKAAGKLDMILIDYLQLIKGTSGKSDNRQQEISDISRSLKGIARELDIPIIALSQLSRAPEQRADRRPMLSDLRESGAIEQDADMVVFLYRDDYYNDESEQKGITEVIIGKQRNGPVGTVNLKFFHEITKFGDYTTKVE; this is encoded by the coding sequence ATGGAAGATATAGAAAAACTTAGAAAAATTCCAAGTAGTTTAGAAGCTGAAAGGTCGGTTCTAGGTGGTATTTTTTTGAAGCCAGATATTTTTAGTGAGGTAATAGAAATTATTACCTCAAGTGATTTTTATAAAATGGCTCATAAATTGATTTTTGAAGTTATGCAAGAGATATATGGTTCTGGGGAATCAATAGATCCAATTATAGTTATGGATAGATTAAAAAGAAAAGATAAGTTTGATGATATTGGTGGAGAAGCTATCTTTTATGAAATTATAGAAGAAGTGCCAACAGCAGCAAATATCTTGACTTATGCAAGAATTATAAAGGAAAAGGCAACTTTAAGAAAGCTTGGAGATATTGGAACTAAAATAGTAGAAATGACTTATGAAGGATATGAAGATGTGGATACTATATTAGATAAAGCTGAAGGAATGATATTTAAAGTTGCTGAAAGTAAAGAGTCAAAAGACATTGTTAGTTTAAAAGAGGTTGTAACAAATGAATTTGAAAGATTGGAACAACTTTTACAAAATAAAGGTGTAACAACAGGAATCTCAAGTGGATTCAAACATTTTGATGAAATGACAAGTGGATTTCATCCATCAGATTTAGTAATTTTAGCTGCTAGACCATCTATGGGAAAAACAGCCTTTGCGCTAAACTTAGCTTTAAATGCAGCTATGAAAGCTGAAAAAGGTGTTTTAGTATTTAGTTTGGAGATGTCGAGTTCCCAATTATTACAAAGACTTTTAGCTATAGAAGCTGGTATAGGATTACAAAAAATCAGAAATGGATTTTTAGGAGAAGATGATTGGGGAAAATTAGGAATTGCCAGTGGTAAATTGGCAAATGCTGAAATAAATATAGCAGATGTTCCCAATGTAAATGTTTTAGAGATTAGATCTATAGCAAGAAGATTAAAAGCTGCTGGAAAATTAGACATGATTTTAATTGACTATTTGCAACTTATAAAAGGAACAAGTGGAAAATCAGATAACAGACAGCAAGAAATCTCAGATATCTCAAGATCATTAAAAGGGATAGCTAGAGAGTTAGATATACCGATAATTGCATTATCACAGCTTTCTCGTGCTCCAGAACAAAGAGCTGATAGAAGACCAATGCTATCAGACTTAAGAGAATCAGGAGCAATTGAGCAAGATGCTGATATGGTTGTATTTTTATATAGAGATGATTATTATAATGATGAGTCTGAACAAAAAGGTATAACAGAAGTTATCATAGGAAAGCAAAGAAATGGACCAGTTGGAACTGTAAACTTGAAGTTCTTCCACGAAATTACCAAGTTTGGAGATTACACAACTAAGGTTGAATAG
- a CDS encoding ABC transporter ATP-binding protein: MTKNIVLELKNICKNYSTKTETLEIIKNLNLQIEEGDFISILGQSGSGKTTLLNLIGLLDSPTSGNIYIDNENISVNSSNIDLVRNKKIGFVFQFHYLLPEFTALENVMIPALTQDYSKKKEIEKRALELLKEVGVDHRANHKPTELSGGEKQRVAIARALINNPKILLLDEPTGNLDNETSEKIFNIFKQINSKKRQTIITVTHSRELAEISNKKLFLKKGILSE, from the coding sequence ATGACTAAAAACATTGTACTTGAATTAAAAAATATTTGTAAAAACTATTCAACTAAAACAGAAACTTTAGAAATTATTAAAAACTTAAACTTACAAATTGAAGAGGGTGATTTTATATCTATTCTTGGACAATCTGGTTCAGGAAAAACTACCTTATTAAACTTAATTGGTCTTTTAGATTCTCCTACTTCTGGAAATATTTATATTGATAATGAAAATATTTCTGTAAATAGTTCTAATATTGATTTAGTACGAAATAAAAAAATTGGTTTTGTTTTTCAATTTCATTATCTTTTACCAGAATTCACTGCTTTAGAAAATGTTATGATACCCGCTCTAACTCAAGATTATTCTAAAAAGAAAGAGATTGAGAAAAGAGCTCTTGAACTTCTTAAAGAGGTTGGAGTCGATCATAGAGCCAATCATAAACCAACTGAACTTTCTGGTGGAGAGAAACAAAGAGTGGCTATTGCTAGAGCTCTAATAAACAATCCTAAAATTTTACTTTTAGATGAGCCTACTGGAAACTTAGATAATGAGACAAGTGAAAAAATTTTTAATATTTTCAAACAAATTAATAGCAAAAAACGTCAAACAATTATAACAGTAACACATTCAAGAGAGCTTGCTGAGATATCTAATAAAAAATTATTCTTAAAAAAAGGAATTCTTTCAGAATAA
- a CDS encoding peptidylprolyl isomerase, giving the protein MKKIIKLLSLVVMLAVMVSCSSTSKTQAVKYNDIRATFVTTQGDISFYLYPEASPVTVANFINLAKRGFYDNTKIHRAVENFVVQGGDPTGRGDGGPGYSIPDEFSKWLDFYQPGMLAMANTGPETGGSQFFFTLYPADWLNNKHTIFGEYIEEKDFNNIKKLEVGDVIKEIKFTGDVDLFLSLHKAQVEEWNATLDKNFPNLKKYPIKDKNEFSGESQAYYDELQRIYTKKDQKEEEEKEWFIPRFIRATEKKIKDSKNN; this is encoded by the coding sequence ATGAAAAAAATCATTAAATTACTATCTCTAGTAGTGATGTTAGCTGTAATGGTGAGTTGTTCATCTACTAGTAAAACTCAAGCAGTAAAATATAACGATATTAGAGCTACTTTTGTAACAACACAAGGGGATATTAGTTTCTATTTATATCCAGAAGCTTCCCCAGTAACTGTAGCTAATTTTATAAACCTTGCAAAAAGAGGATTCTATGACAATACAAAAATTCATAGAGCTGTAGAAAATTTTGTGGTTCAAGGTGGAGACCCTACTGGAAGAGGAGATGGAGGACCTGGTTATTCTATTCCTGATGAATTCTCTAAATGGTTAGATTTCTATCAACCAGGAATGTTAGCAATGGCAAATACAGGACCTGAAACAGGAGGATCTCAATTCTTCTTTACTCTTTATCCTGCTGATTGGCTAAACAATAAGCATACTATATTTGGAGAATATATTGAAGAAAAAGATTTCAACAATATCAAAAAATTAGAAGTTGGAGATGTTATTAAAGAGATTAAATTTACAGGAGATGTTGATTTATTCTTATCTTTACATAAAGCACAAGTAGAAGAGTGGAATGCTACATTAGATAAAAATTTCCCAAATTTAAAGAAATATCCTATAAAGGATAAAAATGAATTCAGTGGAGAATCTCAAGCATACTATGATGAGCTTCAAAGAATTTATACAAAGAAAGATCAAAAAGAAGAAGAAGAAAAGGAATGGTTCATTCCTAGATTTATAAGAGCTACTGAGAAAAAAATAAAAGATTCAAAAAATAATTAA
- a CDS encoding ABC transporter permease, with protein sequence MLFEFFIAKKHICEHKKQSFIGIIGIAIGIIVLTVSIGISNGLNKNMIDSILSLSSHVTVIGNENLKNYDSLENTFEKYPEVKGVIPKVSSQGIVKYNGILGTYVSGVKLDGLDLKKAIPALNLESKIKRGSIDLSNKKGVLIGEELLNRIGGNIGDPINIISANNKELQLEIMGTFQSGYYDYDLSMIILPLQTAQYITERDGTISSIDLILKNPYDADKISNKIYSDTGLYNRTWGSLNQNLLKALTLEKTVMIIGFSLIVIIAGFVVWVILNTMVREKIRYIGIMRSVGISHSSIIKIFLIQGIILGLTGIVFGVAISLFLLWYIKTYSLPGISSIYYLTKVPIELSLKELLTIVGANILLIFLSSVFPAYRAGKLKIVEALRHD encoded by the coding sequence ATGTTATTTGAATTTTTTATAGCTAAAAAACATATTTGCGAACATAAAAAACAAAGTTTTATTGGTATTATTGGTATTGCTATAGGTATTATAGTTCTTACTGTATCTATTGGTATTTCAAATGGATTAAATAAAAATATGATCGATAGTATTCTTTCTCTATCTAGTCATGTTACTGTTATTGGCAATGAAAACTTAAAAAATTATGATTCTTTAGAAAATACTTTTGAAAAATATCCAGAAGTTAAAGGAGTAATTCCTAAAGTTTCTAGTCAAGGAATTGTTAAATATAACGGAATTTTAGGAACTTATGTTTCTGGAGTTAAACTAGATGGATTAGATTTAAAAAAAGCTATTCCTGCTCTTAATTTAGAAAGTAAAATAAAAAGAGGAAGTATTGATTTATCAAATAAAAAAGGTGTTTTAATTGGAGAAGAACTTTTAAATAGAATTGGTGGTAACATTGGAGATCCTATTAATATAATTTCTGCAAATAATAAGGAATTACAATTAGAAATAATGGGAACTTTTCAAAGTGGATACTACGATTATGATTTATCAATGATTATTTTACCTCTTCAAACTGCCCAGTATATAACAGAAAGAGATGGAACAATTAGTTCAATCGATTTAATTTTAAAAAATCCATATGATGCTGATAAAATTTCTAATAAAATTTATTCTGATACAGGTCTTTATAATAGAACTTGGGGAAGTCTAAATCAGAATCTTTTAAAAGCTCTTACTCTTGAAAAAACAGTAATGATTATAGGTTTCTCATTAATTGTTATTATAGCTGGGTTTGTAGTTTGGGTAATTCTAAATACAATGGTAAGAGAAAAAATTAGATATATAGGAATTATGAGATCAGTTGGAATATCTCATAGCTCTATTATTAAAATATTTTTAATCCAAGGAATAATCTTAGGTTTAACTGGAATTGTTTTCGGAGTTGCTATATCTTTGTTTTTACTTTGGTATATTAAAACATACTCTCTTCCAGGTATATCTTCTATATATTATTTAACAAAAGTTCCAATAGAGTTATCGTTAAAAGAGTTACTAACTATTGTAGGAGCTAATATATTATTGATATTCTTATCTAGTGTATTTCCTGCATATAGAGCTGGAAAATTAAAAATTGTGGAGGCTTTAAGACATGACTAA
- the dnaX gene encoding DNA polymerase III subunit gamma/tau gives MHVTLYRKYRPKGFEEIAGEQEIVQTLKNSLKSNRLAHAYLFTGPRGVGKTSIARLMAKGVNCLTNGITDTPCNVCENCKEISMGNFLDLIEIDAASNRGIDEIRQLKEKINYSPTKGRKKVYIIDEVHMLTKEAFNALLKTLEEPPEHVLFILATTEPDKILPTIISRCQRYDFKSVNYRDMREKLLYIVDSEGYKIDEPSLVAIYEASGGSMRDSISILERLMINTEEKNIVIEKTEDVLGITPLKTIDLFIEAIENKNQSQGIELLEDIWKNSIDIELFFKDLAKRAKDRIIKGDLETEKGLEIIDTIYDILSKFRYEEDKRLIGYVILNRLTERKEKEVIVEKIIEKVQEVDKDVVDISENDVNQEIVSKVTYDEVKKSWNKIIEESKKVKMTFGAFLIKAYFKDFSNNTLTIGFPEDQGFAKNMMETEPYRTLFLDVARKVLKSKIMIKYELQEVNKNKDRGETEDFSKKIIDFFGGEII, from the coding sequence ATGCACGTAACATTATATAGAAAATACAGACCAAAAGGTTTTGAAGAGATTGCAGGAGAGCAAGAGATTGTTCAGACTTTAAAAAACTCATTGAAATCTAATAGGTTAGCACACGCTTATTTATTTACAGGACCTCGTGGTGTAGGAAAAACATCTATAGCTAGACTTATGGCAAAAGGTGTAAACTGTTTAACAAATGGTATAACAGATACACCTTGTAACGTATGTGAAAATTGTAAAGAGATTTCTATGGGAAATTTTTTAGATTTAATTGAAATAGATGCAGCTTCAAATAGAGGAATCGATGAAATAAGACAATTAAAAGAAAAGATAAATTATAGCCCAACTAAGGGAAGAAAAAAAGTTTACATAATAGATGAAGTTCATATGTTAACTAAAGAAGCTTTTAATGCTCTTTTAAAAACTTTAGAGGAACCTCCAGAGCATGTTCTATTTATTTTAGCTACAACAGAGCCTGATAAAATTTTACCAACTATCATCTCAAGATGTCAGAGATATGATTTTAAAAGTGTTAATTATAGAGATATGAGAGAGAAATTACTATATATAGTAGATAGCGAAGGATATAAAATAGATGAACCTAGTTTAGTCGCTATTTATGAAGCTTCTGGTGGAAGCATGAGAGATTCAATATCAATTTTAGAAAGACTTATGATAAATACAGAGGAAAAAAATATTGTAATTGAAAAAACAGAGGATGTATTAGGAATAACTCCTTTGAAAACTATAGATTTATTTATAGAAGCTATAGAGAATAAAAATCAGTCTCAAGGAATTGAACTTTTAGAAGATATCTGGAAAAATTCTATAGATATAGAGTTATTTTTTAAAGATTTAGCCAAAAGAGCTAAAGATAGAATTATAAAAGGTGATTTAGAAACTGAAAAAGGTCTAGAAATAATTGACACAATTTATGATATTTTATCGAAATTTCGTTATGAAGAGGATAAACGTCTAATTGGATATGTTATTTTAAATAGATTAACAGAGAGAAAAGAAAAAGAGGTTATAGTTGAGAAAATTATAGAAAAAGTTCAAGAAGTTGATAAGGATGTAGTAGACATTTCAGAAAATGATGTTAATCAAGAAATTGTATCTAAAGTAACTTATGATGAAGTAAAAAAATCTTGGAATAAAATAATAGAAGAGTCTAAAAAAGTAAAAATGACATTTGGAGCATTTTTAATTAAAGCATATTTTAAAGATTTTTCAAACAACACTTTAACTATTGGGTTTCCAGAAGATCAGGGATTTGCAAAAAATATGATGGAAACAGAACCTTATAGAACATTGTTCTTAGATGTAGCAAGAAAAGTTCTTAAGTCAAAAATTATGATAAAATATGAATTGCAAGAGGTTAATAAAAATAAAGATAGAGGAGAAACTGAGGATTTTTCTAAAAAAATAATAGATTTTTTTGGAGGAGAAATAATATAG
- a CDS encoding ABC transporter permease — MNRRRTSLFFFILSMIFFYLPLVILVMYSFNEGRSSTWQGFSMKWYKELFLYSDNIWKAFKYSLIIGVLSSTISTLIGTLGAIGIHWYNFKHKNYLKVITFLPLVIPDIILGVSLLIMFATVKLELGLTSIFIAHTTFNIPFVLFIVLSRLGEFDYSIVEAAYDLGANEFQTLKKVILPMLMPAIISGFLMALTLSFDDFVTTFFVAGPGSSTLPLRIYSMIRLGVSPVVNALSVLLIVLSIALTLSTKSLQKYFVK, encoded by the coding sequence ATGAATAGAAGAAGAACATCTTTATTTTTCTTTATTCTTTCTATGATATTCTTTTATTTACCACTAGTAATTCTTGTTATGTATTCCTTTAACGAAGGTAGATCTAGTACTTGGCAAGGGTTCTCAATGAAATGGTATAAAGAGCTATTTTTATATTCTGATAATATTTGGAAAGCTTTTAAATATAGTTTAATAATCGGAGTTTTATCTAGTACAATATCGACACTAATTGGAACTTTAGGAGCTATTGGTATACATTGGTATAACTTTAAACATAAAAATTATTTAAAAGTTATTACTTTTTTACCTTTAGTTATTCCCGATATAATTCTAGGAGTTTCTCTTTTAATTATGTTTGCTACAGTAAAGTTAGAATTAGGATTAACTAGTATTTTTATAGCCCATACAACATTTAATATACCTTTTGTTTTATTTATTGTTTTATCTAGACTTGGAGAGTTTGACTACTCTATTGTTGAGGCTGCTTATGATCTTGGTGCTAATGAGTTTCAAACATTGAAAAAGGTAATTTTACCTATGTTAATGCCTGCTATAATATCTGGATTTTTAATGGCTTTAACTTTATCATTTGATGATTTCGTTACAACGTTCTTTGTTGCTGGACCTGGATCTTCTACATTACCATTAAGAATATACTCTATGATAAGGTTAGGAGTTTCTCCAGTTGTAAATGCATTGTCTGTATTACTTATTGTTTTATCCATAGCTTTAACCCTATCTACAAAAAGTTTACAAAAGTACTTTGTAAAATAG
- the rplI gene encoding 50S ribosomal protein L9, whose amino-acid sequence MSKIQVILTADVAGQGRKGEIVSVSEGYAKNFLLKNNKGIVATPEELKKIENKKIRDAKKAEEEKKKAIEVKALLESKKLSIVGKTGDNGKLFGAITNKEISAELKKEFGLDIDRKKIECTIKSLGEHTVIVKLHTDVKAEVLVVIKG is encoded by the coding sequence ATGTCAAAAATACAAGTAATTTTAACAGCGGATGTGGCAGGACAAGGAAGAAAAGGAGAGATTGTAAGTGTTTCTGAAGGGTATGCAAAAAACTTCCTATTAAAAAATAATAAAGGAATTGTAGCAACTCCAGAGGAGTTAAAAAAGATAGAGAATAAAAAAATAAGAGATGCTAAAAAAGCTGAAGAAGAAAAGAAAAAAGCGATTGAAGTAAAAGCATTATTAGAGAGTAAAAAATTATCAATAGTTGGAAAAACAGGAGATAATGGAAAACTATTTGGAGCAATAACAAATAAAGAGATTTCTGCTGAATTAAAAAAAGAATTTGGACTAGATATAGATAGAAAAAAAATAGAGTGCACTATTAAGAGCTTAGGAGAACATACAGTAATTGTTAAATTACATACAGATGTAAAGGCTGAGGTTTTAGTAGTTATAAAAGGATAG
- a CDS encoding ABC transporter permease translates to MKKISSGSFYSIPLTLWMSVFFVIPMLIVLSYAFLTKGTYGGVQMIFTLKNFNVFFEPIFLKILFRTIYISIAVTFITVLLAVPTAYFIARSKFRQELLILVIIPFWTNFLIRIYAWISILGSNGFLNTFLIKLGIIETPLKLLYNTGSVILITVYTSLPFAILPLYAIIEKFDFSLVEAARDLGATNSQAFRKVFLPNIKSGIITAILFTFIPAMGSYAIPKLVGGTQATMLGNIIAQHLTVTRNWPLASAISAMLILVTSIALLIFMRAEKKSKEVSDE, encoded by the coding sequence TTGAAAAAAATATCTTCTGGAAGTTTTTACAGTATTCCTTTAACTCTTTGGATGTCTGTATTCTTTGTCATTCCAATGCTTATTGTTTTAAGTTATGCTTTTTTAACAAAAGGAACTTATGGTGGAGTTCAAATGATCTTCACTCTCAAAAATTTCAATGTATTTTTTGAGCCTATATTTTTGAAAATATTATTTAGAACAATATATATATCTATAGCTGTGACTTTTATAACAGTACTTTTAGCTGTCCCTACTGCATACTTTATTGCTAGGTCTAAATTTAGACAAGAATTACTTATCCTTGTTATTATTCCATTTTGGACTAATTTTCTAATTAGAATATATGCTTGGATATCAATCTTAGGTTCAAATGGATTTTTAAATACATTTTTAATTAAATTAGGAATAATTGAAACTCCATTAAAGCTATTATATAATACTGGATCGGTTATTTTAATAACTGTTTATACTAGTTTACCCTTTGCTATATTACCACTTTATGCAATTATTGAAAAATTTGATTTTTCTCTAGTTGAAGCTGCAAGAGATTTAGGAGCTACTAATAGTCAAGCTTTTAGAAAAGTATTTTTACCAAATATTAAATCTGGTATCATTACAGCTATTTTATTTACTTTTATTCCTGCAATGGGATCATACGCAATCCCTAAGCTTGTGGGTGGTACTCAGGCTACTATGCTTGGAAATATCATTGCCCAACATTTAACTGTAACAAGAAACTGGCCTTTAGCCTCTGCTATATCTGCTATGCTTATCTTAGTTACATCAATTGCTCTATTAATTTTTATGAGAGCTGAAAAAAAGTCTAAGGAGGTAAGTGATGAATAG
- the hpf gene encoding ribosome hibernation-promoting factor, HPF/YfiA family, translating into MRINYNTNGDLVITDAIKSHCEKNFSKLKKFFDNILTVNVTLSATKSKTGPLQRVDARVHVNGNVIKGVYTDDDLYNAIDRVTEILAKQIKKHKEKLRDNNHSSPNIPTAKKITFESSDNSITVEFTKKIESITVNPRPMDVEEAILQLEALNKDFYVFTNSETGDMNIVYKKRNGDYGHVEPAHF; encoded by the coding sequence ATGAGAATAAACTATAATACTAACGGAGATCTTGTTATTACTGACGCCATCAAAAGTCATTGTGAAAAGAATTTTTCTAAATTAAAAAAATTCTTCGATAACATCTTAACTGTAAACGTTACTTTATCTGCTACAAAATCAAAAACAGGACCTCTACAAAGAGTCGATGCCAGAGTTCATGTAAACGGAAATGTGATTAAAGGTGTTTATACAGATGACGACCTTTATAATGCAATAGATCGTGTAACTGAAATTTTAGCAAAACAAATTAAAAAGCATAAGGAAAAATTAAGAGATAATAACCACTCTTCACCTAATATTCCTACTGCTAAAAAAATTACATTCGAATCTTCTGATAACTCAATTACTGTTGAATTTACGAAAAAAATTGAGAGTATCACAGTTAATCCTAGACCTATGGATGTAGAAGAAGCTATATTACAATTAGAAGCTTTAAATAAAGACTTCTATGTTTTTACAAATTCAGAAACTGGTGATATGAATATCGTTTATAAAAAAAGAAATGGAGATTACGGTCACGTAGAACCTGCTCATTTCTAA
- a CDS encoding ABC transporter ATP-binding protein yields the protein MKKTDIKIVDIKKSFDGVDVLKNINLNIKDGEFFSILGPSGCGKTTLLRMIAGFITPDSGAIYLGDENIVELAPNKRNVNTIFQKYALFPHLTVYENVAFPLRLKKVDEKTIDIEVKRFIELVDLKDHMYKKPNQLSGGQQQRVSIARALINKPGVLLLDEPLSALDAKLRQNLLIELDNIHDEVGITFIFITHDQQEALSISDRIAVMNKGEILQVGTPAEVYEAPADSFVADFIGENNFFEGVVTEIFDETYGKIQSESLGELIFELDKPVKVGDKIRVSIRPEKIRVSKHIPTGLSNKHNTLKVYVDELIYSGFQSKYFVWVNGDKNILFKAFKQHAVYFDEEDNDTIHWDEDAYISWHADDSFLVEVI from the coding sequence TTGAAAAAAACAGATATTAAAATTGTCGATATTAAGAAAAGTTTCGACGGAGTTGATGTTTTAAAAAATATTAACTTAAATATTAAAGATGGAGAGTTTTTTTCTATTTTGGGTCCATCTGGATGTGGTAAGACTACTCTTTTAAGAATGATTGCAGGATTTATAACTCCTGATAGTGGAGCAATCTATTTAGGAGATGAGAATATAGTTGAATTAGCCCCAAATAAAAGGAACGTAAATACAATCTTCCAAAAATATGCTTTGTTTCCTCATTTAACAGTTTATGAAAATGTAGCCTTTCCTCTTAGGTTAAAAAAGGTTGATGAGAAAACAATTGATATTGAAGTAAAAAGATTCATCGAACTTGTTGATTTAAAAGATCATATGTACAAAAAGCCTAATCAACTTTCTGGTGGACAACAACAAAGAGTTTCAATTGCTAGAGCTCTTATCAATAAACCTGGTGTTTTACTGTTAGATGAACCTTTATCAGCATTAGACGCTAAGTTAAGACAGAATCTTTTAATTGAGCTTGATAATATTCATGATGAAGTAGGAATAACTTTTATTTTCATTACACACGATCAACAAGAAGCACTATCGATCTCTGATCGTATTGCAGTTATGAATAAAGGAGAGATTTTACAAGTAGGAACTCCTGCTGAAGTTTATGAAGCTCCTGCTGATTCATTTGTAGCTGATTTTATTGGTGAAAATAACTTTTTTGAAGGTGTGGTAACTGAAATTTTTGATGAAACATATGGAAAAATTCAAAGTGAATCTCTAGGTGAATTAATTTTTGAATTAGATAAACCTGTTAAAGTTGGAGATAAAATCAGAGTTTCAATAAGACCTGAAAAAATTAGAGTTTCTAAACATATACCTACTGGACTTTCAAATAAACACAATACTTTAAAAGTTTATGTAGACGAACTTATTTACTCAGGATTCCAAAGTAAATATTTTGTTTGGGTAAATGGTGATAAGAATATTCTATTTAAAGCTTTTAAACAGCACGCTGTTTATTTTGATGAAGAAGACAATGATACAATACACTGGGATGAAGATGCCTATATATCTTGGCATGCTGATGATAGCTTCTTAGTTGAGGTGATATAA
- a CDS encoding peptidase U32 family protein — protein MKRAELLAPAGNMEKLKMAFHYGADAVFLGGKMFNLRAGSHNFNDEELKEAVEYAHSMEKRVYVALNIIPHNNELELLPDYVKYLEEIGVDGVIVADLGVFQVVKEHTNLNISVSTQASNTNWRSVKMWKDLGAKRVVLAREISLDNIAEIRAKVPDIELEVFVHGAMCMSVSGRCLLSNYMTGRDANRGDCAQSCRWKYNLVEETRPNEYMPVYEDERGTYIFNSKDLCTIEIIDKILDLGVDSLKIEGRMKGIYYVSNAVKVYKEAINKYYAGEYEYDPTWMEEIQSTSNRSYTQGFYHGQPGAEANNYNDRNSYSQTHQLVAKIEEKIGENEYVLGIRNRVLAGESLEVITTSGKPRVIVMPKMTLITKAGEEVVEAANPNSTVKVVLEGGFEAMDMIRRVKETQE, from the coding sequence ATGAAAAGAGCAGAATTATTAGCTCCAGCAGGAAATATGGAAAAGTTAAAAATGGCTTTCCATTATGGAGCAGACGCAGTATTCTTAGGAGGAAAAATGTTTAACCTAAGAGCTGGAAGTCACAACTTTAATGATGAGGAGTTAAAAGAGGCTGTTGAATATGCACATTCAATGGAAAAAAGAGTATATGTAGCTCTTAATATAATACCTCATAATAATGAATTAGAGTTATTACCAGATTATGTAAAATATTTAGAAGAGATTGGAGTAGATGGTGTAATAGTTGCAGACTTAGGAGTATTCCAAGTTGTAAAAGAACACACTAACTTAAATATAAGTGTAAGTACTCAAGCAAGCAATACTAACTGGCGTTCAGTAAAAATGTGGAAAGATTTAGGAGCTAAAAGAGTAGTTTTAGCAAGAGAAATATCTTTAGATAACATTGCTGAAATAAGAGCTAAAGTACCTGATATTGAGTTAGAAGTATTTGTTCACGGAGCAATGTGCATGTCAGTTTCTGGAAGATGTTTACTAAGTAACTATATGACTGGTAGAGATGCTAATAGAGGAGATTGTGCTCAATCATGTAGATGGAAGTATAATTTAGTTGAAGAAACAAGACCAAATGAGTATATGCCTGTTTATGAGGATGAAAGAGGAACGTATATATTCAACTCAAAAGATTTATGTACAATAGAGATTATAGATAAAATTCTTGATTTAGGAGTAGACTCTTTAAAAATTGAGGGTAGAATGAAAGGTATTTATTATGTTTCAAATGCTGTAAAAGTATATAAAGAAGCAATAAATAAATATTATGCAGGAGAATATGAGTATGACCCAACTTGGATGGAAGAGATTCAATCAACATCTAATAGATCATACACTCAAGGGTTCTATCATGGGCAACCAGGAGCAGAAGCTAATAACTATAATGATAGAAATTCTTATAGTCAAACACACCAATTAGTTGCTAAAATAGAGGAAAAAATTGGAGAAAATGAATATGTTTTAGGAATTAGAAATAGAGTTTTAGCAGGAGAATCTTTAGAAGTTATAACTACTTCAGGAAAACCTAGAGTTATTGTAATGCCTAAGATGACTTTAATAACTAAAGCAGGAGAAGAAGTTGTAGAAGCTGCTAATCCAAATTCAACTGTAAAGGTAGTTTTAGAGGGTGGATTTGAAGCTATGGATATGATTAGAAGAGTTAAAGAAACTCAAGAGTAA